In a single window of the Desulfovibrio sp. ZJ209 genome:
- the rpoD gene encoding RNA polymerase sigma factor RpoD, with translation MSNLKEVQQIQVLIAKGKGAGFLTFDEVSKALPVEMNTQEQFEEIIGIFEQLEILIVDSEKDGKKISAATDGDEEMAEGNLDLAEDEDSGDYSSRSTDPVRMYLREMGAVPLLDRDGEVVIAKKIEMGEQDVLYALVEVPVAVEELINVGEDLKQNRIKLKDVVKTIEEDDPSEDEMNQRQRVILLLDEIRQVFKKKRNYYRRLDECCTLERRVADLQKKIIAFKEDIVTRLRDIKLEKTLIDRIIETVEDYVRQMHNCQRDLTAYILATGRTQAEIQQLFDGLEKREINPVEAARDLRLSVDELFSFKEMIMGKIEILNRLQEKCCHNVGDLEEVLWRIKRGNSAAMRAKQELIRSNLRLVVSIAKKYTNRGLQFLDLIQEGNIGLMKAVDKFEYQRGYKFSTYATWWIRQAITRAIADQARTIRIPVHMIETINKLIRTSRYLVQELGRDPTPEEIAERMEYPVEKVKKVLKIAKEPISLETPIGDEEDSSLGDFIEDKKAVAPAEEVINTKLSEQLAAVLADLTPREEQVLRKRFGIAEKSDHTLEEVGKLFNVTRERIRQIEAKALRKLRHPVRSQPLRSYYEN, from the coding sequence ATGAGCAATCTTAAAGAAGTCCAGCAAATACAGGTGCTTATCGCCAAGGGCAAGGGCGCCGGCTTTCTCACCTTCGACGAGGTGAGCAAGGCGCTCCCGGTGGAGATGAACACCCAGGAGCAATTTGAAGAGATCATCGGCATCTTCGAGCAGCTCGAGATCCTCATCGTCGATTCCGAAAAGGACGGCAAGAAGATTTCCGCCGCCACAGATGGCGACGAGGAAATGGCCGAGGGCAACCTCGACCTCGCCGAAGACGAGGATTCCGGCGATTATTCCTCCCGCAGCACCGACCCGGTGCGCATGTATTTGCGCGAGATGGGCGCCGTGCCCCTGCTCGACCGCGACGGCGAGGTGGTCATCGCCAAGAAGATTGAGATGGGCGAGCAGGACGTGCTCTACGCCCTCGTCGAAGTGCCCGTGGCCGTGGAAGAGCTCATCAACGTGGGCGAAGACTTGAAGCAGAACCGCATCAAGCTCAAGGACGTGGTCAAGACCATCGAGGAGGACGACCCCAGCGAGGACGAGATGAACCAGCGCCAGCGCGTCATCCTCCTCCTCGACGAGATCCGCCAGGTCTTCAAGAAAAAGCGCAACTATTACCGGCGCCTCGACGAATGCTGCACGCTGGAGCGCCGCGTGGCCGACCTGCAGAAAAAGATCATCGCCTTCAAGGAAGACATCGTAACCCGCCTGCGCGACATCAAGCTGGAAAAAACGCTCATCGACCGCATCATCGAGACCGTCGAGGACTATGTGCGCCAGATGCACAACTGCCAGCGCGACCTCACGGCCTATATCCTCGCCACAGGGCGCACCCAGGCCGAGATCCAGCAGCTCTTCGACGGCCTCGAAAAGCGCGAGATCAACCCGGTGGAAGCCGCCCGCGACCTCAGGCTCAGCGTGGACGAGCTCTTTTCCTTCAAGGAAATGATCATGGGCAAGATCGAGATCCTGAACCGCCTGCAGGAAAAGTGCTGCCACAATGTGGGCGACCTCGAGGAAGTGCTCTGGCGCATCAAGCGCGGCAATTCCGCCGCCATGCGCGCCAAGCAGGAGCTCATCCGCTCCAACCTGAGGCTCGTGGTCTCCATCGCCAAGAAATACACCAACCGCGGACTCCAGTTCCTCGACCTCATCCAGGAAGGCAATATCGGCCTCATGAAGGCCGTGGACAAGTTTGAATACCAGCGCGGCTACAAGTTCTCCACCTACGCCACCTGGTGGATACGCCAGGCCATCACCCGCGCTATCGCCGACCAGGCCCGCACCATCCGTATCCCGGTCCACATGATCGAGACCATCAACAAGCTCATCCGCACCTCGCGCTACCTCGTGCAGGAGCTCGGCCGCGACCCCACGCCCGAAGAGATCGCCGAGCGCATGGAATACCCGGTGGAAAAGGTCAAGAAAGTGCTCAAGATAGCGAAAGAGCCCATTTCGCTCGAAACGCCCATCGGCGACGAGGAGGACTCCAGCCTAGGCGACTTCATCGAGGACAAGAAGGCCGTGGCCCCGGCGGAGGAAGTCATCAACACCAAGCTCTCGGAGCAGCTTGCCGCCGTGCTCGCCGACCTCACGCCGCGCGAGGAGCAGGTCTTGCGCAAGCGCTTCGGCATCGCCGAAAAGAGCGACCACACCCTTGAGGAAGTGGGCAAGCTCTTCAACGTGACGCGCGAGCGCATCCGCCAGATCGAGGCCAAGGCGCTGCGCAAGCTCCGCCACCCGGTGCGCAGCCAGCCTCTGCGGTCGTACTATGAAAACTGA
- the dnaG gene encoding DNA primase, which translates to MQSRDAIRLIKERLNIVDVVRRYVELKRNGPRWVAPCPFHQETKPSFSVNEEKGLFYCFGCQASGDLFDFYGRINGLDFRDTLEQLAAELGIEIERGGRSSGGEARQRERQSERQAMLRMHELAAAHFTGALRGADGEECRAYIAKRGLSEEIVERFGLGWAGRQWQSLADTLRRAGFGAAQAAQAGLLGTSSSGRAYDRFRGRLIFPIRSLSNQVIAFGGRIIGGEDEAKYINSADTPIYKKGEHLYGLAQARRAIAASGEAMLTEGYMDVLTLHQFGYTNAVGVLGTALTPDQVKRLSGFASRLLLLFDGDRAGRKAALRSCEMLLTRGLSCRVVLMPEGEDIDSLLRGPGKEAFEALQAHAQEGLRFCVDALRALAPRESVEWARDFLGHVEVPELVSPYASTLARHLQISEEELRRGAAVRLDARRGAAGAHVSASRARQNMRDVQIMIYAVRYPERLADLRELGADLALRSAAARRFWDIIEEWGAEETPYHLDERQKKFWFEQRGPGKAPLKTADWELECLRRDLETYYERTKKSSISAALRENTGKSDFAADLEYLRALKETLENGHEQS; encoded by the coding sequence ATGCAGTCAAGGGATGCCATCCGGCTTATTAAGGAACGACTGAATATCGTGGACGTGGTGCGCCGCTATGTGGAGCTCAAGCGCAACGGCCCGCGCTGGGTGGCGCCCTGCCCCTTCCACCAGGAGACCAAGCCCTCCTTTTCCGTCAATGAGGAAAAGGGGCTCTTCTACTGTTTCGGCTGCCAGGCCTCCGGCGACCTTTTTGACTTTTACGGGCGCATCAACGGCCTCGACTTCCGGGATACGCTGGAGCAGCTCGCGGCGGAGCTCGGCATCGAGATCGAGCGCGGCGGGCGCTCCTCCGGCGGCGAGGCACGGCAGCGGGAGCGCCAGTCCGAGCGGCAGGCCATGCTGCGGATGCACGAGCTCGCGGCCGCCCATTTCACCGGGGCCTTGCGAGGGGCAGACGGCGAGGAGTGCCGCGCCTATATCGCGAAGCGCGGCCTGAGCGAAGAAATCGTGGAGCGCTTCGGCCTCGGCTGGGCAGGGCGCCAGTGGCAATCCCTCGCCGACACCCTCAGGCGCGCGGGTTTTGGCGCGGCCCAGGCGGCGCAGGCCGGCCTTCTCGGCACCTCGTCGAGCGGCCGCGCGTATGACCGCTTCCGGGGGCGGCTCATCTTCCCCATCCGCAGCCTGTCCAACCAGGTCATCGCCTTTGGCGGCCGCATCATCGGCGGGGAGGACGAGGCCAAGTATATCAACAGCGCGGACACGCCCATCTATAAAAAGGGCGAGCATCTTTACGGCCTGGCGCAGGCCAGGCGCGCCATCGCGGCGAGCGGCGAGGCCATGCTCACCGAAGGCTATATGGATGTGCTCACCCTGCACCAGTTCGGCTACACCAACGCCGTGGGCGTGCTGGGCACCGCGCTCACGCCGGACCAGGTGAAGCGGCTTTCGGGCTTCGCCTCGCGGCTGCTCCTGCTCTTCGACGGCGACCGGGCGGGCCGCAAGGCGGCGCTGCGCTCCTGCGAGATGCTGCTCACGCGCGGGCTCTCCTGCCGGGTGGTGCTCATGCCCGAAGGCGAGGACATAGACAGCCTTTTGCGCGGCCCGGGCAAGGAGGCCTTTGAGGCGTTGCAGGCGCACGCGCAGGAGGGGCTGCGCTTCTGCGTGGACGCCCTGCGCGCGCTCGCCCCGCGCGAGAGCGTGGAGTGGGCGCGGGACTTTCTCGGGCATGTGGAGGTGCCGGAGCTGGTGAGCCCCTATGCCTCCACGCTGGCGCGGCACCTCCAGATTTCGGAGGAGGAGCTGCGCAGGGGCGCGGCCGTGCGCCTCGACGCCAGGCGCGGCGCTGCGGGCGCCCACGTCTCGGCCAGCCGCGCGCGCCAGAACATGCGCGACGTGCAGATCATGATCTATGCCGTGCGCTACCCGGAACGCCTGGCCGACCTGCGCGAGCTCGGCGCGGACCTCGCCCTGCGTTCGGCCGCTGCGCGCCGCTTTTGGGACATCATCGAGGAATGGGGGGCGGAAGAGACCCCCTACCACCTCGACGAGCGCCAGAAAAAATTCTGGTTCGAGCAGCGCGGGCCCGGCAAGGCCCCCCTGAAAACCGCCGACTGGGAGCTGGAATGCCTGCGCCGAGACCTTGAAACCTATTACGAGCGGACAAAAAAATCCTCTATTTCCGCAGCGTTACGCGAGAATACGGGAAAGAGTGACTTTGCGGCGGATTTGGAATATCTTCGAGCTCTTAAGGAAACCTTGGAGAACGGCCATGAGCAATCTTAA
- a CDS encoding radical SAM protein has protein sequence MNDISPKYYMNNENMASGFPTEVNLDFFDYHPSTSNNRRQETLPELDWLHRFPFLERLALPALKRECALSSSSNQLMDPRTENIPLLHIPYFKHDALSNDKVILPLGHALPMEFPEGLQPSLPDYMYSALAVFHDDEWVFFDGDYASPEDFWNHFSKTFPTLSAEEKLFWGIIILKDKLPHPIGISRQISFHLGYLDQPLPQFLNLSLSSLCNIRCTICGAQDSFIAEGIKRRIINTEFLLKIADVFFPYLDTVEFNSFGEQLLYDDFPLLMALLNKYDCQFRLQTNGTTLPDQKLEAILSGKGMVTFSIDAMGEIFESQRIGAKWNIVEENVRRILSRRNPEKIKVGISPAITCKTLPAILDLCRWADDIGIDYVHLHYYDPIENGIEKRPSLAEQNNLCLMLKEYIDAEKPDLLIKLENQFLACGNPDSLPADFISPHKYTDSKLPQERSFYSRYKCILPLMTAQITPDEMVFPGCCQLYKRSFPCPKTDKEFFDLWFGKELTSLRDSLKFETPHPRMVPECQKCIAAHYRQNLKY, from the coding sequence ATGAACGACATCTCCCCAAAATATTATATGAATAATGAAAATATGGCTTCCGGATTTCCCACCGAAGTCAATTTAGATTTTTTTGACTATCATCCTTCTACCAGCAACAACAGAAGACAAGAGACGCTGCCCGAGTTGGACTGGTTGCATCGATTTCCTTTTCTGGAAAGGCTAGCACTGCCTGCACTAAAGAGGGAATGCGCTCTTTCATCAAGTAGCAATCAATTAATGGATCCGCGTACTGAAAACATACCATTACTTCACATTCCCTATTTCAAGCACGATGCGTTATCAAATGATAAAGTAATCCTGCCTCTCGGCCATGCGCTTCCCATGGAATTTCCCGAAGGGTTGCAGCCCTCCCTCCCCGACTATATGTATTCTGCGCTTGCCGTTTTTCATGACGATGAATGGGTTTTCTTTGATGGAGACTATGCTTCACCAGAGGATTTCTGGAATCATTTTTCTAAAACTTTTCCAACCTTGTCAGCCGAAGAGAAACTTTTTTGGGGTATCATTATCCTGAAGGATAAACTCCCTCATCCAATCGGAATATCACGCCAAATTTCTTTCCATCTAGGTTACCTTGATCAGCCACTTCCGCAGTTCTTAAATCTTTCACTTTCCTCTCTATGTAATATTCGGTGTACAATTTGCGGAGCTCAAGATTCATTTATAGCAGAAGGTATTAAGAGGCGCATTATTAATACAGAGTTTTTATTGAAAATTGCTGATGTCTTTTTCCCCTATCTTGACACAGTAGAATTTAATAGTTTCGGAGAACAATTGTTATATGATGATTTTCCACTTCTTATGGCGCTATTAAATAAATATGACTGTCAGTTCAGGCTGCAAACTAATGGAACTACCTTGCCAGATCAAAAATTGGAGGCCATTTTATCCGGTAAAGGTATGGTAACCTTTAGCATTGATGCCATGGGAGAAATCTTTGAGAGCCAACGTATCGGTGCAAAATGGAATATCGTAGAAGAAAATGTTAGGCGTATTTTATCCAGGCGAAATCCAGAAAAAATTAAAGTAGGCATCTCACCTGCCATTACGTGCAAAACGCTTCCAGCCATACTCGATCTCTGTCGTTGGGCTGACGATATCGGAATTGATTATGTCCACCTGCATTATTATGATCCCATAGAAAACGGCATCGAAAAACGACCATCCCTCGCTGAACAAAACAATCTTTGTCTCATGCTGAAAGAATACATCGATGCCGAAAAACCTGATTTATTGATCAAATTGGAAAACCAATTTCTTGCCTGTGGGAACCCGGATTCCCTGCCTGCCGACTTTATTTCCCCCCATAAATATACTGATTCAAAGCTTCCACAAGAAAGAAGTTTTTATTCCAGATATAAATGTATCTTGCCATTGATGACAGCCCAGATCACACCAGATGAAATGGTGTTCCCAGGGTGCTGCCAACTCTATAAAAGAAGCTTCCCCTGCCCAAAAACCGATAAGGAGTTTTTTGATTTATGGTTTGGTAAAGAATTAACATCTTTACGTGATTCTTTAAAATTTGAGACACCCCATCCGAGAATGGTTCCGGAATGCCAAAAATGTATTGCCGCTCATTATCGTCAAAATTTAAAATATTAA
- a CDS encoding thermonuclease family protein: MKTESRFGVRKPGAALCALGAVLALLFYALSPLRAEDQPLAQPDGMVAHCFDGDTFKLRDRRVVRLAGIDSPELGRGETTPQYYAREAKAELERLTRGQQVSLYSAGVSDRDRHGRLVADVRLEDGRSLNDLMVASGAAFFYPHRDLGPHFQERLRELQAEAIHERRGLWAHLLELPLAQETYVGNRGSLRFFPVNCPEARHIKPRNRVHFGTLMDAFLAGYAPARVCLFWPDAR, translated from the coding sequence ATGAAAACTGAGTCCCGTTTCGGGGTGCGCAAGCCCGGCGCCGCGCTCTGCGCCCTGGGCGCGGTGCTGGCCCTCTTGTTCTACGCGCTGTCGCCGCTCCGGGCGGAAGATCAGCCGCTCGCGCAGCCGGACGGCATGGTGGCCCACTGCTTTGACGGGGATACCTTCAAGCTCAGGGACAGGCGCGTGGTGCGCCTCGCCGGCATTGACTCGCCGGAGCTCGGGCGCGGCGAGACCACGCCGCAATATTATGCCCGGGAGGCAAAGGCGGAGCTGGAGCGGCTCACCCGCGGCCAGCAGGTCTCGCTCTATTCCGCCGGCGTGAGCGACCGTGACCGCCACGGGCGCCTCGTGGCCGATGTGCGCCTTGAGGACGGCCGCTCGCTCAATGACCTCATGGTGGCATCGGGCGCGGCCTTTTTCTATCCGCATCGCGACCTCGGGCCGCACTTCCAGGAGCGCCTGCGCGAGCTTCAGGCCGAGGCCATCCACGAGCGGCGCGGCCTGTGGGCCCACCTGCTCGAGCTTCCGCTCGCGCAGGAGACCTATGTGGGCAATCGCGGCTCGCTACGCTTTTTCCCGGTGAACTGCCCGGAGGCGCGGCACATCAAGCCGCGCAACCGCGTCCACTTCGGCACGCTCATGGACGCCTTCCTGGCCGGCTACGCGCCGGCGCGTGTCTGCCTGTTCTGGCCCGACGCCCGGTAA